The following proteins are encoded in a genomic region of Enterocloster clostridioformis:
- a CDS encoding YodL domain-containing protein: MADERTEKQKVQEITDKLEEGLKELFESEKYKTYLSTMSKFHNYSFNNTLLIAMQKPEATLVAGYKAWQKNFERHVNKGEKAIRILAPAPYKIKEERDKLDPVTGEMMFDENGMPQKEQVEVTIPAFRAVSVFDVSQTDGKPIPELEAQELLSTVEGYEDFVQALMNVAPVPIGFEDIPGDSKGYFHTEEKRIAVQENMSESQTLKTMVHEVAHSMLHNKEINRDDLMEVPAKDRNTKEVEAESVAYTVCQHFGIDTSDYSFGYIAGWSSGKDMKELKSSLDTIRKTASELITGIEGALQELQLNRAIEKEQSKECILLIQNEDLTEFSLVNVRGMDTQELVAALTNMSEDDKLSIQAYLESKGAWTTELGNEKSREFEEYHLDVRYNFDTDEITDVKAKMTEQIDSNLSVMGQAEKLINQLEAEKTIFTSDESNLIVNYAYKLDDMNKTRELAEKLAYQLEYAQQDVGLTIIDAQAEIDALPDPMIGLSEMREYGYTWNEMLPLTQEKALELFDHDLPVYLLHNDGSETTVEDRKQITEHEGIFGIEKGDWENERKLRSMQAELSDNEINKEAKLLYGSSDKYGIYQLKHNPELDHLRFEGTESLKRMGITKDNFDAIKPENYELIYVGNLSELQEQTEGEMLEAIYEKFNIDHPEDYRGHSLSVSDIVVLHQNGKNSAHFVDSFGFTGLSDFMQTLEGVKEQEAEIDTSGQDVQKSEPEKQELETSDNTLEDGDEIIDLGDEKEQVLADMKKSLEIGEETELAFQIADRYISIQEVDGGYDYSIMGADYKEIDGGVYDNPDVTIREALTDIIDDLKSAPDHNGAKGSIKEKDELIPIDYDGLMEKVEEANEVVPKNQESSIIADFRAKTNEMFHDISEMNPAEIEETIKCHVQAKIDEYDIDATIIDAVVVGSRCRGLEKDSSDLDVVVELSTNEREDDLFNAFNEDGLHIGEVKVDINPITAQRTGTLETYLPQAEKYLESIRQEREQELTQQMHTQGEMKKEEVEVTLMVSECGEFHNLGEFYENIPTVEEAIAIWKQIPPEQMHGIPAIGINVHRPGEENYMDDEVDLLSGNRIDLEILEHIPSITGEPKAMEVIAELVAKLPEMEIDGVMSEDMEAKVWEKRMPDLTPAEQLAVEIDRFSHDYDIYSYRNNNPNMTESVSEISEMIVQGNTEPITDWLNEVISEGALPDEMQRAKVLLEKLAEYKPLAKIEEMEEQNYNMIDNVLNNGAEKAQREANKKNQEQSAVKVSLKARLAEKKAQVEGCGQEHEVQENTKKNQREI, from the coding sequence ATGGCAGACGAAAGAACAGAAAAACAAAAAGTACAGGAAATCACAGACAAGCTGGAGGAAGGGTTAAAGGAACTATTTGAGAGCGAAAAGTACAAGACTTATCTTTCCACCATGTCAAAATTTCATAATTACAGCTTTAACAACACTTTACTTATCGCCATGCAAAAGCCGGAAGCAACGCTTGTAGCTGGATATAAAGCATGGCAGAAAAATTTTGAAAGACACGTCAATAAAGGAGAAAAGGCAATCCGTATTCTTGCCCCGGCTCCTTATAAAATCAAAGAGGAACGGGATAAATTAGACCCTGTGACGGGAGAGATGATGTTTGACGAAAACGGTATGCCTCAAAAGGAGCAGGTAGAGGTCACGATTCCGGCGTTTCGTGCTGTGTCTGTATTTGATGTATCGCAGACAGACGGAAAGCCAATTCCGGAACTGGAAGCACAGGAGTTGTTATCTACAGTGGAGGGATATGAGGACTTTGTGCAGGCACTTATGAATGTTGCCCCGGTTCCTATTGGCTTTGAGGATATTCCAGGCGATTCCAAAGGATATTTCCATACAGAGGAAAAGCGGATTGCGGTGCAGGAGAATATGAGCGAGAGCCAGACTTTAAAGACAATGGTTCATGAGGTAGCTCATTCCATGCTACATAATAAGGAAATCAATCGGGATGATTTGATGGAAGTACCTGCAAAAGACAGAAATACAAAAGAAGTAGAAGCAGAAAGCGTTGCCTATACGGTATGCCAGCATTTTGGCATAGATACCTCTGATTATTCCTTTGGTTATATTGCAGGGTGGAGCAGTGGCAAGGATATGAAGGAACTGAAATCTTCCCTGGACACCATACGAAAGACAGCATCGGAGCTTATTACAGGAATTGAAGGAGCGTTACAGGAATTGCAGCTAAATCGTGCCATAGAGAAGGAACAGAGTAAAGAGTGTATCCTGCTGATACAGAATGAGGATTTGACGGAGTTCAGCCTTGTCAATGTCCGTGGAATGGATACGCAGGAGCTTGTGGCTGCTCTTACTAACATGAGTGAGGATGATAAACTCAGTATACAGGCATACTTGGAAAGTAAAGGTGCATGGACTACAGAGCTTGGCAATGAGAAATCAAGAGAATTTGAGGAATACCACCTTGATGTTCGTTACAATTTTGATACGGATGAGATTACTGATGTAAAAGCAAAAATGACTGAACAGATTGACAGTAACCTTTCTGTGATGGGACAGGCAGAGAAGCTTATCAATCAGTTGGAAGCGGAGAAAACCATATTTACATCAGATGAGAGTAACTTGATTGTAAATTATGCTTATAAGCTCGATGATATGAATAAGACAAGGGAGCTTGCAGAAAAACTGGCATATCAGCTTGAGTATGCACAGCAGGATGTGGGTCTGACTATCATAGATGCACAGGCAGAGATTGATGCACTTCCAGACCCGATGATTGGTTTGTCTGAAATGCGTGAGTACGGTTATACATGGAATGAAATGCTACCACTGACGCAGGAGAAAGCATTGGAATTGTTTGACCATGATTTGCCCGTGTATCTGTTACACAATGATGGTTCGGAAACCACGGTAGAAGATAGAAAACAGATTACGGAGCATGAAGGAATTTTTGGCATTGAAAAAGGTGATTGGGAAAATGAAAGAAAACTTCGTTCTATGCAGGCTGAACTTTCGGACAATGAAATAAATAAAGAAGCAAAGCTTTTGTACGGCAGTTCTGACAAGTACGGTATTTATCAGTTGAAGCATAATCCGGAATTAGATCATTTGCGGTTTGAGGGCACAGAGTCTTTAAAGCGTATGGGTATTACAAAGGACAATTTTGATGCTATCAAGCCAGAAAATTATGAACTGATTTATGTAGGAAATCTGTCTGAACTGCAAGAGCAGACAGAGGGCGAAATGCTGGAAGCAATCTATGAGAAATTCAATATAGACCACCCGGAAGATTACAGAGGGCATTCCCTGTCTGTCAGTGATATTGTGGTCCTGCATCAGAATGGGAAAAACAGTGCTCATTTTGTGGATTCCTTTGGATTTACCGGACTTTCTGATTTTATGCAGACTTTGGAGGGAGTAAAAGAGCAGGAAGCGGAGATTGACACCTCTGGACAGGATGTCCAGAAGTCAGAGCCGGAGAAACAGGAGCTGGAGACTTCGGACAACACGTTGGAAGATGGGGATGAAATCATTGACCTTGGTGATGAAAAGGAACAGGTGCTTGCAGATATGAAGAAATCCTTGGAGATTGGGGAAGAAACCGAGCTTGCCTTTCAGATTGCAGACCGCTATATCAGTATCCAAGAGGTGGATGGAGGCTATGATTATTCCATTATGGGAGCCGATTATAAGGAGATTGACGGTGGAGTTTATGACAATCCGGATGTGACAATTAGGGAGGCACTGACAGACATCATAGATGATTTGAAATCCGCTCCAGACCATAACGGAGCGAAAGGGAGTATTAAGGAAAAGGATGAGCTGATACCGATTGATTATGATGGATTGATGGAAAAGGTTGAGGAAGCCAATGAAGTTGTACCAAAAAATCAAGAGAGCAGCATCATAGCAGATTTCAGGGCAAAGACCAATGAAATGTTCCATGACATTAGTGAAATGAATCCGGCAGAAATAGAAGAAACGATAAAATGCCATGTACAGGCAAAGATTGATGAGTATGATATTGATGCCACAATCATTGATGCTGTTGTTGTAGGAAGCAGGTGTAGAGGTTTGGAGAAGGACAGCTCTGATCTTGATGTGGTAGTGGAACTTTCTACGAATGAGAGAGAGGATGACTTATTCAATGCGTTTAATGAGGACGGGTTACATATCGGTGAGGTAAAGGTTGACATCAATCCGATTACTGCCCAACGTACCGGGACACTGGAAACGTATCTGCCACAGGCTGAGAAGTATCTGGAGAGCATCCGGCAGGAAAGGGAGCAGGAGCTGACACAACAGATGCATACACAGGGCGAAATGAAGAAAGAAGAGGTTGAAGTAACATTGATGGTATCCGAGTGTGGAGAATTTCATAATTTGGGAGAATTTTATGAGAATATTCCCACAGTAGAGGAGGCAATCGCTATCTGGAAACAGATACCGCCAGAACAAATGCATGGCATTCCTGCAATCGGCATCAATGTTCACAGACCGGGAGAAGAAAACTATATGGATGACGAAGTTGACCTGTTATCGGGTAACCGGATTGATCTGGAGATATTAGAACATATCCCAAGTATAACCGGTGAACCGAAGGCTATGGAAGTCATTGCAGAGCTTGTAGCAAAGCTGCCTGAAATGGAGATAGATGGTGTCATGTCTGAAGATATGGAAGCAAAGGTATGGGAGAAACGTATGCCGGATTTGACACCTGCAGAACAGCTTGCTGTGGAAATTGACCGTTTCAGCCATGATTATGATATTTATTCCTACCGCAACAACAACCCAAATATGACGGAAAGCGTGTCAGAGATTTCCGAGATGATAGTTCAAGGGAATACGGAGCCTATTACAGACTGGTTGAACGAGGTTATTTCCGAGGGAGCTTTGCCAGACGAAATGCAAAGGGCAAAAGTATTGCTGGAAAAATTGGCTGAATACAAGCCTCTTGCCAAGATTGAAGAAATGGAAGAACAAAATTATAACATGATTGACAATGTGCTGAATAATGGTGCAGAGAAAGCACAGAGGGAAGCAAACAAGAAGAATCAGGAACAATCTGCGGTAAAAGTTTCCTTAAAAGCTAGATTGGCTGAGAAAAAAGCACAGGTGGAAGGTTGTGGACAGGAACATGAAGTACAGGAAAATACAAAGAAAAATCAGAGGGAGATATAA
- a CDS encoding transposon-transfer assisting family protein, giving the protein MNNKFTVEEVNLICIFECKSRTKVISDIKKAIKHLDDGEMVELSNRVVAKLNNMTDKEFAVMEFVVTE; this is encoded by the coding sequence ATGAATAATAAATTTACAGTAGAAGAAGTTAATTTAATCTGCATTTTTGAGTGTAAGAGCAGGACAAAGGTTATAAGTGATATTAAAAAAGCGATTAAGCATTTGGATGATGGTGAAATGGTAGAATTGTCAAATCGGGTAGTTGCCAAGTTGAATAATATGACAGATAAAGAATTCGCAGTGATGGAGTTTGTAGTAACGGAATAG